One genomic region from Rosa rugosa chromosome 1, drRosRugo1.1, whole genome shotgun sequence encodes:
- the LOC133725814 gene encoding probable WRKY transcription factor 13, whose protein sequence is MTSTTSQAMLNQQGLFDQNQDQAPIQMGFFSYPPNNLTFSSLGCQQSLKALSSLPSSLGSDDHHAPSTNLSETLIPSLNIPLKHREAHITSDFGGSQLLSLQRSSANLWSWGDQVSECLSSKRSSGDIHDHHHVGLGVSAMKMKKIKAIRRKVREPRFCFKTMSEVDVLDDGYKWRKYGQKVVKNTQHPRSYYRCTMDNCRVKKRVERLAEDPRMVITTYEGRHVHSPSHDLEDSQSPSHLNNFFW, encoded by the exons ATGACATCCACTACCTCACAGGCCATGCTGAACCAGCAGGGCTTGTTTGATCAGAATCAAGATCAGGCTCCTATACAGATGGGTTTCTTTTCCTACCCACCAAATAACTTGACCTTCTCTTCGTTGGGATGTCAACAATCCCTCAAAGCCTTGAGTTCCTTACCTTCTTCACTTGGTTCTGACGATCACCATGCACCGTCGACCAATCTCTCTGAAACCCTAATCCCATCTCTCAATATTCCTCTAAAGCATAGAGAAGCTCATATCACTTCTGATTTTGGAGGATCCCAACTCCTTTCTTTGCAAAGATCAAGTGCAAATCTCTG GTCATGGGGGGATCAGGTGAGTGAATGCCTGAGCAGCAAGAGATCATCAGGCGATATTCATGATCATCATCATGTAGGATTAGGTGTTTCagcaatgaagatgaagaagataaaGGCGATTAGGAGGAAAGTGAGGGAGCCCAGGTTTTGCTTCAAGACAATGAGCGAAGTTGATGTGCTTGATGATGGTTACAAGTGGAGGAAGTACGGACAGAAAGTGGTGAAGAACACACAGCATCCCAG GAGCTATTATCGTTGCACCATGGACAACTGCCGCGTAAAGAAACGTGTAGAGAGATTAGCTGAGGACCCGAGAATGGTGATTACAACATACGAAGGGAGACACGTACATTCTCCATCTCATGATCTCGAAGATTCCCAATCTCCATCTCACCTAAATAACTTCTTTTGGTAA